GGTGCGCTGCTGGCGGCGACGGAGCTGGAGATGCCGGAGGTCTCGCGGCTGCGGGCGGAGCTGTGGCGGCTGGCGGAGCGCGCGGAGGCGGCGGCGGACCGGGCACGCTGATCCCCTGACCCGCTGACCTCGGGTTACCGGCGGTTCGTGCCCCCTGAAAGACACGGTCGACCTACTCACCAGTATCTTGTGCACGATGTAGTTGCGCGCTCTCGTGTTTCCGCCCCCGGGGGAGGTCCCGCCATGACCGACGACACCGCTGCCACCACTGACACCGCTGCCATCGCTGTCGACACCCGTCCGACGAAGATCATGTACGTCGCCGAGGCCACCGCCCACGGCGGCCGGGACGGTTTCGTCAGCAGCCAGGACGGCCAGCTCGCCCTCCAGGTCGCGATGCCCCCGGCGCTGGGCGGCGACGGCAACGGCACCAACCCCGAGCAGCTCTTCGCGGCCGGCTACAGCTCCTGCTTCCACAACGCGCTGGTCCTGGTCGGCCGCAGGGCGGGCTTCGACCTGACCGGTTCCACGGTCGCCGCGAAGGTCGGCATCGGCCCCAACAAGCAGCGCGGCTACGGCCTCGCGGTCGCCCTGAGCGTGTCCCTGCCGATCCTCGACCCGGACATCGCGGCGAAGCTGGTGGACGCGGCGCACGAGGTCTGCCCGTACTCGAACGCGACCCGCGGGAACATCGACGTCACGATCCTGCTTGGTTGAGAGAGGACGGACGGCGGGACGAGGAGCGCGGGCGTGGACGTGAACGGGTTGGTGGCCGAGGGC
The nucleotide sequence above comes from Streptomyces sp. N50. Encoded proteins:
- a CDS encoding organic hydroperoxide resistance protein, which codes for MTDDTAATTDTAAIAVDTRPTKIMYVAEATAHGGRDGFVSSQDGQLALQVAMPPALGGDGNGTNPEQLFAAGYSSCFHNALVLVGRRAGFDLTGSTVAAKVGIGPNKQRGYGLAVALSVSLPILDPDIAAKLVDAAHEVCPYSNATRGNIDVTILLG